One Spinacia oleracea cultivar Varoflay chromosome 4, BTI_SOV_V1, whole genome shotgun sequence DNA segment encodes these proteins:
- the LOC130471631 gene encoding uncharacterized protein, which produces MICEPGFRKLRKIEPKIWDEDCQHVFDTIKDYLSNPPVLKPAIPGAPLRLYLTTTDLAVGAMLAQEIEGKENVVYYLSKKLLEYETRYTELERLTLNGRLSRWLVMLAEFDLKYIPQRFSKGSTVSYFLADCPIEVEEEDYDLPDEQILMKSDDSWSLHFDGASNQIGCGVGVILVAPDGTHIHISAKLQFNVTNNATEYEACIMVRSESLAPYESYLEKLSEQVEELRYTYLPREENQFADALEKLASMVNIPNGMAEKPLTNETRLEAAYVHAIDDVEHDRDEPWFTNIQRYLQISEYPPHFSSKSQRALRLQLANFVLEGDIPYKRSSNGPNLQSVEKYDAHRVMDTIHAGVCGTHMNGKMLSRKVIRNPNPIIPEPTIEVSSDTEIEAETNTDEVNSELQQNNKDMEYESDLEEEFDDFEGHEHSSIVVKEVG; this is translated from the exons ATGATTTGTGAGCCAGGGTTTCGAAAGCTCCGCAAGATTGAGCCCAAGATATGGGACGAAGACTGTCAACATGTATTTGACACCATTAAGGACTATCTTTCAAATCCACCAGTGTTAAAGCCAGCAATACCGGGGGctcccctcaggctttaccttacaacaacTGATTTGGCAGTAGGGGCCATGCTTGCCCAAGAGATCGAAGGCAAAGAAAATGTCGTGTACTATTTAAGCAAGAAGCTGCTCGAGTATGAGACCAGATATACTGAACTTGAAAGACTCA ctctcaacggacggttgtcaaGGTGGTTGGTTATgttagcagaattcgatctGAAATACATTCCTCAAAGATTTAGCAAGGGTTCGACGGTCTCatatttcctagccgactgtcccatcGAGGTAGAAGAGGAGGACTACGACCTACCCGATGAGCAAATTCTAATGAaaagtgatgacagttggtcgctgCACTTTGACGGGGCCTCCAATCAAATCGGATGTGGTGTCGGGGTAATTCTAGTAGCTCcagacggcactcacattcACATATCAGCAAAGTTGCAATTCAATGTTACAAACAATGCAaccgaatatgaagcatgcattatgg TCAGAAGCGAAAGCTTAGCCCCATACGAGTCCTATCTCGAGAAGCTGTCTGAGCAAGTGGAAGAGCTTCGCTACAcctacctcccaagagaggagaaccAATTCGCCGACGCACTGGAAAAACTGGCATCAATggtcaacattccaaatggcatggctgaaAAGCCCCTTACAAATGAAACGCGTctagaagcagcatatgtccatgctattgacgatgtCGAGCATGACAgagatgagccttggtttacaaacatccaaaggtatctacaaatcTCTGAATATCCACCACATTTTTCAAGCAAAAGTCAAAGGGCTTTACGCCTACAATTAGCCAACTTCGTCCTAGAAGGCGACATTCCATACAAGAGATCCTCTAACGGCCCTAACCTCCAAAGTGTTGAAAAATATGACGCACACAGAGTCATGGACACCATACATGCTGGGGTCTGTGGTactcacatgaatgggaagatgctaTCTCGCAAAGTCATCAGG aaccctaatcctatcattcctgagcCTACTATTGAGGtctccagtgacacagaaattgagGCAGAGACTAACACTGATGAAGTGAACAGTGAGTTACAACAGAATAAtaaggatatggagtatgagtctgatctAGAGGAAGAAtttgatgactttgaaggcCATGAGCACTCTTCAATAGTTGTGAAGGAggttggatag